The window GACCAAGCAAACCGTGTTGAATACTTACCCTATTGAGGTATGTAACCAACAGAAAGTTTACGTTTATAAAATCCATGGTCTTCCCAAAGTCATTGATCATTGATGTCACACTTGCATACACATTTAGTAAAACAAATAGAGGAACCCTGATCTTTGATTGATCTTTTGTTTGCTCAACTAACCGTACATGTTGGGAACACCTCTAGCCCATCCAAATATTTTACTGCCGGACGGGAGGGAACCCTCACACCAACAAGTGATCCCAGCCATCACATTAAATGTGATCCATTGGATGTAATTATCAAAATTTGTTGTATAGCTAGGATTTTGTGATAGGGAATGCTTTGGCACATGGCCCTTCCAGTAATCGTACCACCAGATCAATGGCTAAATTTCCGAAGTGTGCCCACCTGTACCATTGCAGGCTTTAATAATGAAgtgtttcaattttttttttatttttttttattttattattattatttttaattgagCACAACAAATCACCCCCCCAAAAATATCATGCTTGACTAACACAGTCATGTCCATGCCATTACCTAGCTCATCCATCTTTCTTTCTATGTTTTGTTATTTAGATCTGATAAAAAATGGCATCATTTATTACATAATGCAGCTGAGGATCTTCAAAGCCGATAATGTCATCGAGGAGCTCCATGATTCCTTGAGGGATTATATCCATGCATCTGTTGGCATCAGCAGTAAAGGGAAACTGCTAGTGCCAAAGCTCTTGCATTGTTATGCAAAAGGGGTAGTGGAGGATTCACTGCTGGCCGACTGGATCTGTCGATTCCTCTCTCCCGAACAAGCAGCCATGGTTCGAGACTGCACGTCCCATAGGAAACAGAGGCTCCTGGGTGCCCGGAGCTTTGGCATCATCCCTTTTGATTCAAGGTTTCGGTACCTCTTCTTGCTCGAGAATGGAAGCTCCCAAAGCTCTAGCTAATGCGAATTGAGCAGCTCATGTACTTACAGAGAACTATCTTTCGGTGGGTTTTGACTTGCATCAAGCATATCGCATGAGCACTTCACACATGCATGCAATGCATACACAGACCCACATGTATGCACCTTCATAACTTTGGCTTATGATGTCCACCACGGCTTTGTGATCCAAAATGCCTCTTGAATATGTGTATATAAGATGCAGAAAAATTAATTATTTGCTACTGTTGTGGGGGGCATTTTTGAAGTAGAGTCTAGGTTAATGTCAGCGTTTGTCAACATACAAGGTCGTAGTTAAGAAAACCATTTGTGCCTCTTGTGCTTACGATCCCGAATTCCTAGTTGGTTATTATATGCACTTGTTTCGTGCCAAGGCTCACACTTGACCCTGTTTTTAGGCATTCCAGGTAAGCCCGCCTGAGGACAGACCAGGGATGTTCGATGTTTCAGACAGCGCGGAGTTGGGAAAGAGTCCTATTTCATGTACAGGAGGGATTGAGGGGATGGATGCAGATTGAAATCTAGCCGTGTAAATAGGTTCAACATTTTTGGAGCATATGGATTCATGGGGCCAGTTTTCAGCTTGCTGAGCTTCACATGGGAGATTGTATTGTGAAAGAAATTCCACTTGGGTGCATGGACATTCCCTGTAAAACTGGGATTTCTGTGTCAAAGTTGGTTTTGCTTGGGAAGAATTTCTGCTCAAGCTCTGTCCACAACTTGTCTAGTGATGCATCTTTTTCTACATTGTGTCCTGTGATTCACTGTACATTGGTGTATTACTGAGTGAAACCAATAAGAAAAGGATTGGACTGTTTGTTGGGGCTCTTGTTCTTTTTGCCACAATTCCATTTGAAATGAGTTCATGTAAAGCAGCAAATTTTTTTCCCTCTCTAAAAAACTCAAGAAACCAAGCGGAGCCATGCCCGGTCTATTGAACTGGTATGAGGTGAGCTTATTTGAGGGTGGAAACCATTTTCTgtggcaagtttttttttttcaatgatcgTGGCCACCCAAGGACTGAACCTGCTTGATTTTCAGGTGATGACACAGACATGGCAAGGTCTATCTAATGAATGGCCTTCCTTGATCTGCATCATGCCCTGATGGATTTATAGATGCTCACCAATCTTACCGGTCATTGTGCTGATACCATGTTGGATTCAATGACATTGCAGAGTTCCAGATTTTCTGTGCTGATACCATGTTGGATGCAATGGCATTGCAGAGTTCCAGATTTTCTGTGCTTTTGCCTTTTGAAGACCAATGCAATGCCTTTACATGATGCTTCTTCCAACAAACAAACAAGACATGCTTGCGCGAATGAAGCAAAATCGAAttgaaaaacaagaaaaaaaaagagagtaaaggaAGAGATCAAAGGATCTCCAACTAaatataagaagaaaaaaagattcATAGAATCGCCATTCCTTTGCAAGCATTTTTCGTCCTAGTTTCTTGCAATGATGATTTGAGCCACCTCATGTGCTTCTTTATCTTTGGAAGCAGCTGGGCATCACCATCATCCATAGATGTTGGATTATGTGGAATTTGGCGTAATCATTGATTATTGATGCGGCAGGAGTATGTACAAGTCTATTCCAATCAACAAGATTGCCTCACAGAGCATGCTACTGCTTGTGCCCAATGCCTTAGTCTCGTCTTCACGTGCTGCGGATTATCTCCTACCAAAATAACCAAATCAAACAAAACAAttcaatctttctttctttcttttctctcattgTTACCCTGCTGACTGTCCCCACTCATCTAACCATCCTAATGGTCACTCTACAAATGGTACATCAACTGCAATCCAAAATCATCCTTATAATGACCCAACTCCAAGCCTGGTTTCGACTTATATCAACAACTCAACAACTGGCCCATCTATTTATAAggccagaaaaaaaaaagaaaatcaagccCAGGCTTCAATTGCTGGCCAGTGGATTTCCACACCCGGGATTTTGCCCGTTAATGGGGTTTTCTGGTGGGTCTGATTTTCAAGCCTTGCACATTATAGGTAAGTTTGAGCCTAATTAACAAAAGTCCGTTttaaaatatgtattttttggaaaaattaaaaacttgTATGACTGATTGAACATTTAAAATTCCATATATTTCAGAagataagcaaaaaaaaaaaaagattattattttttgggtaaACCGAattaaacactttttttttttcccaaaaaaacacattttatccaaaaaatttaaaatggcGGTAATTTAAGAATAAAAGGAATTGGTGGTTGCCACCCATTGATAAAATTGAATGGAATGTGAAATTTTTTTAGTACAGATAAACTAATTTATAAGAGGATTGTTGGAAATGCATTTTTGAGCGAATCAAAGAACACCATTCAACTTTCTATATACACTTATTTTCCATACATACAGAATCAAAGTTTTCTATTTTAACCTtatttatataatatacacacattttttaaatcaaactgTATTAAAATTGAAGTTTTTAGTTCTTAGAGCTTTTGTTTATTTGAccattttctttataaaaaatttatatgaTATTTTCCTTTTTGGGTCTTGAGATTTACATACTAGGCCTATTAGATGGGCCCATTCTTGGATCTCGTTCCTATTGACTCCCAGTTTCAGTTGGGTCTATGTCCATATGCCTGGTTGTATCTGGGCCCAGACCCATGTTTGAGCCCATTTAATAAATGGGGTTTGTCAACACACGTTCTGTTATATTGTTGTTGTGGTTACAGAAGGTTAGATagcaaaaaggagaaagaaagaaaggaatgtAAAAACATTACCAGGGTTGCAGATTTTCCAAGATTCATCAGGGCTCTTGGGGCTTCCAACCGTCGAAGAAGACCCGCTCGTACTCGACATAGGGCTCGACGGTGAGTACCGAATCTTCTTATCGGACAGCTGCCTAGTCACCGCGAAATATAAATCAAGAGCCGGAAGAGTATCACAAAGCCCTTGCCCATCCTCCTCATTAAACCCAAATCCCAAATCAATACTCCCTTTCAGCTCATTAAGATCCTCATCCGTCAGTCCTCGTCCTGACAACCTCGGAGAACGGAACCCATCTGCCTCCGTCGACTCATCCAACAACTCTATAGAATCCTTCCTCAAGATCTGAAGGCGCCTTTTCTCCCATGCAGCCTCTAGCGATGTCTCGCGTATCGAAAGCTGCTTCGATAACAACTTACGGTTCTTCAATGGAGGAGGGGCGAGTTGCTTTAGCTCGTCATTGGTTGATTCGGTAGGGTCTTGGACTTTGATGTTTTTCATGGTTTTTGGGTCCTATATTCCGGAGGTGAGAGCACCCCCCTGACTCGGCCGTGACTCGGCCGTGTCGGTGGAGTCGAGTCTTTCCTCCCTCTTTTGTCTGGGTCTTGACCCGACCGAGTTCTCGCCGGCGCGTCTTGTGCGGGCTTTTAATGCCGAGTCTGTTGGAGGGTGCGTCCTATCCTACCATACGTTTCTAACGGCTCCGACCCGAATGATTCGGGTCCGGAAATGGAAAGTGACAGCCACGTTCTTTGGCAGGaattatacctaaaacctctaaattcacgtgtTATGGTCCATCTTAGCTTTGGAATACCGTGATTTTTGGGGGAATGATTTCATCAAAATGACGCAagttggatgaatggattggactaAAAATAGTGGACTccacacaaaactaatggtgggcatttaatcccaACTGTTTGTATGGTGTGGCCTACGTGTGTTTTTAATAGTTTTGATTTCTGAGATTCAGAGCGAAAGACAGGCAACGTacctaatgaacggattggatctcatGAAAACTCTACTCATGTGGCGCTATGTACGCTCCACACCTGCTTATGCAAGTCGCGCTAGCCGTGCTCGTATGACAAAGCAATCTCCGTATAATTCCCTTCCGTTGTCGGATGCATGAGCATGCATTGGTCTTGAgaggcggacgcggatttcctgccaaaggcaagttcctgcgctgggaaattacgtagggccaccatgatgtttttgataaatccattacgtccatccgttttgtgaactcattttaggacaagaggacAAAATTGATCCGGATCCAAGAGTCAAGTTGGCCGAAAATGGGAGAATTAAacatccacaattgaaatattcgtgggattacataagttttaaatcaagctagtatttttgttttcagttcattccagtaggaatgatgttatgaacgatgtggatagcatgtaagcatcactgtcgaccctaggaagattttaacagtagaaatttcgctacccaccttttcctttactgcggcccacttgagtcttggatccggttTATTTTTGCTCATTTGTCCTAAAATGAAGTCAAAAAAAGGATGGGCGtgttggatttatcaaaaacatcatggtggccccacatgagttcccaccgcaggaacttcttgcgaaagctTTGCGCAGCAAATCCGCGTCCGAGAGAGGCACGCAATATTCTCTCAATTTTAAAAGACCTCCAAAGACCCCCAGAGTCTTATGTTAGTTTCACACCATTTAAAACATGGTGTGACTCAATCTTCTCAAATGTGGCACCGACGTTAAGCTATACAGACCACCCAAAAATTGGGTCCCatcgtggatggagcatatatctaaaatcacatttataaagcaatcctaaccatccaactaatAGCtttaaaatggacggttaaaattaaaataatgtggtctaaatttgaggtggaaaaataaaataaaatagttaaCATTATTTCTCAGTACTAGTTTTCGATTATGCTCCATTCTCAGTTGGGCCagtaatttggacggtctagatcgcaTTAAAACTATGCCTTATTTACGGTCTACTATGTGAGTGTTCATGTTTTTCTGAGTAATACATGCATACGGCCCCTCAATCTATCTGTCCCACCAAGAGGTTACAGACGGTGGCAATTTCACTCCCGATATGAGATAAAAAGCAGCCATTGGTGTGGTGACATTTggcaagatgggtcccacattggTAGAACTTTTATTTAAGTGTTACCCATGCAtgtatctccttctctctctctggaCATATGATCTGAGTAGTTTGAAGAAACACTGGTAAAACGATCCACATGTATTTCTTTATAGAAAATTCTAGTCCCACATGAAAAATTAACTAAGTGGGTCCATtgatttaagaaaaaaatcaatATCATGCTTTAGCTCATGTGTCAATAAATAGCTCTTCTCAAAGGGTGGGCATACTAGAATATTAGTTAGATGGATGCATGTGCATGATGCCTTGCATCTTGGGAGGTTCAAATCCCTACCTAATATGTCTATTCgtttttgaaaatattaattaattaaatgaaaTAATTCAACTTATCTGATTTGGCCCAttcaataataatattttaaaaggTGTGTTTTCTTATATAGGATTTTTTTTCATCCAAATGATCTAACACATTAAAATATTATTTCATCTCTGTTCCTCTCATAAGgcctttattttctttattgtaCTACGTGTTATTAAGTGAACATTCCTGTTGGGCCAAATCATGGACTTGATTCTGCTCATTTGTTAAATAGAAGTTGGGAAGAGACTTTTAATGTAAGCtataaaagatttaaaaaaatgtaGAGAATcctttaaaaaagaataaaattgcATACAATAGTATAGAGATCTCTAAAATATTATAGAATTCTCTAATAAATTTTGTAAAGAGAACAGTATGGAAATatacttttaaaaataaattcaagAGCATCTTTTATGTTGGATGATTATCACATGGCACCATTCATACCATAAATGGAGTGTCTACAGTGATCCTAATTAAGCATATCTAGGGGCCATTCTTACCATAAATGGAGTGTCTACAGTGATCCTAATTAAGCATATCTAGGGGTGGATCTTCATCTACACGGCGCTTTACAAGCGTTATGAGCTATTTTGAATTCTAGCGGAAATATAATTTCTCTTGTTTCTTCTATCTTCACTGGGTAACTCAGTAAGCTAaaagtactgagtaaactctgtgggggtctactgtaatatatatatatatatatgtccactccttccatcccttttactagataattttagggcttgagcccaaaaatgaagaatatccaaatcttaaatggaccacactaccagaaacagtgtgaatcaaatgtctaccattgaaaatttcttgagggcaaCTAAAGTTTTgtgtcaagcttatatttgtgttttcccttcatccatgcttatgtgatcttatgaacaggttggatgacaattaaacatcactgtggggcctatcaagtttcaacggtggatatcaatATTCCCAccgtttcccatggtatggtcgacttgagctttgtatatactttaattttggtctcaatcccttaaataagctggaaaaatggatgagcggtgtggattaaccacatac of the Magnolia sinica isolate HGM2019 chromosome 7, MsV1, whole genome shotgun sequence genome contains:
- the LOC131251834 gene encoding uncharacterized protein LOC131251834 — encoded protein: MKNIKVQDPTESTNDELKQLAPPPLKNRKLLSKQLSIRETSLEAAWEKRRLQILRKDSIELLDESTEADGFRSPRLSGRGLTDEDLNELKGSIDLGFGFNEEDGQGLCDTLPALDLYFAVTRQLSDKKIRYSPSSPMSSTSGSSSTVGSPKSPDESWKICNPGDNPQHVKTRLRHWAQAVACSVRQSC